A window of the Nitrosopumilus ureiphilus genome harbors these coding sequences:
- a CDS encoding peptidylprolyl isomerase, producing MNKIFLIMTVSLFLTSFGSQIFAQTPETYDITNPIVILESNLGKITIEFFYDDAPNHVENFIKLSLSGYYDGTLFHRIIPGFMIQGGDPNTIDGDPNTWGIGGPSKRVNAEFNTIKHNRGIVSMARSQDPNSGGSQFFIVHKDSNSLDEQYTVFGRIVTEESFETLDKIAAVQTESNDRPIDPEQVRITKVSVVNRSDVSNILELPEPERTQSIPISSTGNQKYESEEHEIAFSVPEGWLLQQPDKSQPNSPDVVAVGPKNGEINPVFSLTVQQTNQRTLDDLISEKIETIKQVVESGNLNIISQDKILVKGNEGYVIDAEGNFFSNDETYKIKFREIMVYGTEKFYTLSYSNGINEFDSQLPRFEETVDSFEILSESNKNNLSSQSSDNQEGGGCLIATATYGSELAPQVQQLRELRDNTILSTETGTTFMNTFNQFYYSFSPIIADYERENSVFKEIVKISITPMLSSLFILNHLDIDSEEEMLGYGIGIIVMNLGMYFMAPAIIVYSLKRKYL from the coding sequence TTGAATAAAATATTTTTGATAATGACTGTATCTTTATTTTTAACTAGTTTTGGAAGTCAAATATTTGCTCAAACTCCTGAAACTTATGACATAACTAATCCGATAGTTATTTTAGAATCAAATCTTGGGAAAATTACTATAGAATTTTTCTATGACGATGCACCAAATCATGTTGAAAACTTTATCAAATTATCTTTAAGTGGATATTATGATGGAACTCTTTTTCATAGAATAATTCCTGGTTTTATGATTCAAGGTGGTGACCCAAATACCATTGATGGTGACCCAAATACTTGGGGAATAGGAGGTCCATCAAAAAGAGTAAATGCAGAATTTAACACAATCAAACATAACCGTGGAATTGTTTCAATGGCGAGATCACAAGATCCAAACAGTGGTGGATCACAGTTTTTCATAGTTCATAAGGACTCAAACTCTCTTGATGAACAATATACAGTATTTGGTAGAATTGTAACTGAAGAAAGTTTTGAAACACTTGACAAAATTGCAGCAGTTCAAACAGAATCAAATGACAGACCCATAGATCCTGAACAAGTTAGAATTACAAAAGTTTCAGTAGTCAATAGATCTGATGTTTCAAATATTCTTGAGCTGCCTGAACCTGAACGTACTCAATCTATTCCAATCTCATCTACTGGTAATCAAAAATATGAAAGTGAAGAACATGAAATAGCATTCAGTGTACCTGAAGGATGGTTATTACAACAACCTGATAAATCACAACCAAACTCTCCTGATGTAGTTGCAGTGGGACCAAAAAATGGAGAAATTAATCCAGTATTTTCCTTAACAGTACAACAAACTAACCAAAGAACTCTTGATGATCTCATTTCTGAAAAAATTGAAACAATTAAGCAAGTAGTTGAATCAGGCAATCTTAACATTATTTCACAAGATAAAATTTTGGTAAAAGGAAATGAAGGATATGTAATTGATGCAGAAGGAAACTTTTTTTCCAATGATGAAACATATAAAATAAAATTTAGAGAAATTATGGTTTATGGTACTGAAAAATTTTACACTCTTTCATATAGTAATGGAATAAATGAGTTTGATTCCCAACTTCCAAGATTTGAAGAAACAGTTGATTCTTTTGAAATATTATCTGAATCAAATAAAAATAATCTTTCATCACAATCTAGTGATAATCAAGAGGGAGGTGGATGCTTAATTGCAACTGCGACATATGGTTCTGAACTTGCACCACAAGTTCAACAACTAAGAGAGCTTAGAGATAATACTATTTTATCAACAGAAACTGGAACTACATTTATGAATACATTCAATCAATTCTATTACTCATTTTCACCAATTATTGCAGACTATGAGCGTGAAAACTCTGTTTTTAAAGAAATAGTAAAAATCTCAATTACTCCTATGCTATCTTCATTATTTATTCTAAATCATCTAGACATTGATTCTGAAGAAGAGATGTTAGGCTATGGTATAGGAATAATTGTAATGAATTTGGGCATGTACTTTATGGCTCCTGCAATTATTGTGTATAGTTTGAAAAGAAAATATCTGTAA
- a CDS encoding NAD(P)/FAD-dependent oxidoreductase, translating into MARNKKKIVIVGGGFAGIECTRRLEGYFKNDSEIEIVLVSEDNFLLFTPMLPQVASGMIETRHIVMPIRTITKKAVFYEGRIKNIDPYGKIVNLWGSRDKRGVSIHYDFLVVALGSETNFFGMSDLEKNAYQMKTLNDAVLVRNRIIDMLEQAENETNPILKKSFLTFVIVGGGFAGIETAGELMDLLLDVRKYYPNIKREDIRVIVLEALPNILPGFSESLAKFAQEKLMGHGVEIKLQTAVTSFNGDEVMIKRLDVNKDTIDDSMVSSIQSKTVIWTAGVTPVNTIKRSLFKTDKGKIIVDDNLQVVDFPGVFAIGDCALFLDPKTQRPFAPTAQIAEAQAKVAAKNLYSLIKNQEKTKFVYESKGQMAIIGKRTGIASFLGMNIHGIVAWLLWRNVYLSKIPTWDKRFRVFLDWAADIFFDRDISRLKFMRREPEKEYKMLDEVDDVW; encoded by the coding sequence ATGGCTCGAAATAAGAAAAAAATTGTTATTGTAGGTGGAGGTTTTGCAGGAATAGAATGCACGAGAAGATTGGAGGGGTATTTTAAGAATGATTCAGAAATTGAGATTGTTTTAGTCAGCGAGGATAATTTCTTGCTGTTTACACCAATGCTACCTCAGGTAGCATCTGGAATGATTGAAACTAGACATATTGTAATGCCAATTCGAACAATTACAAAAAAGGCAGTTTTTTATGAAGGTAGAATCAAAAACATTGATCCGTATGGAAAGATTGTAAATTTATGGGGAAGTAGAGACAAAAGAGGAGTTTCAATTCATTATGATTTTTTAGTAGTTGCATTAGGTAGTGAAACCAACTTTTTTGGAATGAGTGATCTTGAAAAGAATGCATATCAAATGAAAACACTCAATGATGCAGTTCTTGTAAGAAATAGAATTATTGATATGCTTGAGCAAGCTGAAAATGAAACTAATCCAATTTTAAAGAAAAGTTTCCTAACATTTGTTATTGTAGGTGGAGGTTTTGCAGGAATAGAAACAGCAGGAGAATTAATGGATCTTCTTTTGGATGTGAGAAAATATTATCCAAATATCAAACGAGAAGACATTCGTGTAATTGTTTTAGAAGCATTGCCAAATATTTTGCCTGGTTTTAGTGAAAGTCTTGCAAAGTTTGCACAAGAAAAATTAATGGGACATGGAGTTGAGATTAAGCTTCAGACAGCTGTAACGAGTTTTAATGGAGACGAAGTAATGATTAAGAGATTGGATGTTAACAAAGATACAATTGATGATTCAATGGTAAGTTCTATCCAATCAAAAACTGTAATTTGGACTGCCGGTGTTACACCAGTTAATACAATCAAAAGGTCATTATTCAAAACAGATAAGGGGAAAATTATTGTTGATGATAATTTACAAGTGGTTGACTTTCCAGGAGTTTTTGCAATAGGGGATTGTGCATTATTTTTAGATCCTAAGACTCAAAGACCTTTTGCACCTACTGCCCAAATTGCAGAAGCTCAAGCAAAGGTTGCTGCCAAAAATCTTTATTCTCTAATTAAAAATCAAGAAAAAACAAAATTTGTTTATGAATCAAAAGGCCAGATGGCAATAATTGGAAAAAGAACTGGAATTGCCTCATTCTTAGGAATGAACATTCATGGTATTGTAGCATGGCTTCTTTGGAGAAATGTTTACTTATCAAAAATACCCACGTGGGATAAACGTTTTAGAGTATTTCTTGATTGGGCAGCAGATATTTTCTTTGATAGAGATATTTCTAGACTAAAATTCATGAGACGTGAGCCTGAAAAAGAATACAAAATGCTTGATGAAGTAGATGATGTTTGGTAA
- a CDS encoding ACT domain-containing protein: MSIPEIVRVIITRNRSIYDCMKMDLINYTALAVKIQPEIEKILGNSVNLNTVVVAIKRYADSFEIKEEVRDESVLKNARLVLTDGIMDIKFSVKESDEMDPMAILDKFSKITNNYEFFRLSDSFRFLTEDLEDIRQIFSNVPSRDDMFSTGLAKIRISIPNTQNQSDVVSYVAEVLHANGIELVNAFFSQDSIIIILNEKDASRAYDILHSDIIRT, translated from the coding sequence ATGTCTATTCCTGAGATTGTAAGGGTGATCATTACCAGAAATCGCTCAATTTATGATTGTATGAAAATGGATCTGATAAACTATACAGCATTAGCTGTAAAGATTCAACCAGAGATTGAAAAAATTCTGGGAAATTCTGTTAATCTCAATACAGTAGTAGTTGCAATAAAGCGATATGCAGATTCATTTGAAATTAAAGAAGAGGTTAGAGATGAATCAGTTTTGAAAAATGCTAGATTGGTATTAACTGATGGAATTATGGACATTAAATTTTCAGTTAAAGAATCAGATGAAATGGATCCCATGGCCATTTTAGATAAATTCTCAAAGATTACTAACAATTATGAGTTTTTTCGATTATCTGATTCTTTTAGATTCCTTACGGAAGATTTGGAGGATATTAGACAAATTTTCAGTAATGTTCCAAGTAGGGATGATATGTTCAGTACAGGTCTTGCAAAGATTAGAATCTCAATACCTAATACACAAAACCAATCAGATGTGGTCTCTTATGTTGCCGAGGTATTGCATGCAAACGGAATTGAGCTTGTAAATGCATTTTTCAGCCAAGATAGTATCATTATCATTCTAAATGAAAAGGATGCATCAAGGGCTTATGATATCTTACATTCAGATATAATAAGAACCTGA
- the hsp20 gene encoding archaeal heat shock protein Hsp20 codes for MTMFFDSEFDRIFKRMSNSFFNIDDIFEEFKGNGSTSGPYYYGYTMTVGPDGKPVVKEYGNVKPGLLPTSDTREPVVDTIVDEKEKVVKLIAEMPGVEKTDVKIVVENKIVDLSAEHDQKKYHAKVPVQQKIDENSAKASYKNGVLEILFKLIEEEKPKGKTVEVE; via the coding sequence ATGACAATGTTCTTTGATAGTGAATTTGATAGAATCTTCAAGAGAATGTCAAACTCTTTTTTTAACATAGATGACATTTTTGAGGAATTCAAGGGTAATGGTTCTACCTCTGGTCCATATTATTATGGATATACAATGACCGTTGGTCCAGATGGAAAACCTGTTGTAAAGGAGTATGGAAATGTCAAACCAGGCCTTCTCCCAACTTCTGATACACGAGAACCAGTAGTCGATACTATTGTCGATGAAAAAGAAAAAGTAGTAAAACTCATAGCTGAGATGCCAGGAGTTGAAAAAACTGACGTCAAAATTGTTGTTGAAAACAAGATTGTAGATCTTTCTGCAGAACATGATCAAAAGAAATATCATGCAAAAGTTCCAGTTCAACAAAAAATTGATGAGAACTCTGCAAAGGCTTCTTACAAAAATGGAGTTTTAGAAATACTCTTCAAGTTAATTGAAGAAGAAAAACCAAAAGGTAAAACGGTGGAGGTTGAATAA